AAGGTATCCGGACGAGATCCTAAACAAACTACATTTGTACGCGAAATAGCAGCTGCAACTAAATAGGTACCAGTTTCAATACGATCGGGCATAATTGAATACTTCCCTCCGCCTAATTTTTGAGCCCCTTCGATAGTAATTCTGTTGCTTCCAGCTCCATTAATATTAGTTCCTAACATAATAAGAAAATTAGCAGTATCAACAATCTCTGGTTCGCGAGCAGCATTATCAATGACAGTAATCCCCTCTGCTAATGCAGCAGCACTCATTATAGTAACCGTAGCTCCAACACTGATTTTATCCATGATAATATGAGCACCGTGTAACCGTCCATTCACAGAAGCTGTAACATATTCTTCTTCTAAAATAATTGTCGCTCCCAATTTCTCTAAACCGTTGACATGTAAATCCACTAATCTTTTCCCAATTGAACATCCGCCAGGCAGCCAAATTTTACCTTCTCCAAACCGTGCTACTAATGGTCCTAATGCCCAAATAGAAGCGCGCATAGATTTAGACAAATCATAAGATGCGCAGTACGTATTAACACTACTAGTATCTACAAAGACTACATCGCAATGATCCACTTTTGCTCCAAGTTGTGTTAACAATTTTATAGTAACATCAATATCTTTTAACTTAGGTACATTAAAAATTTCTACTGGTTCTTCAGTCAACAATGTAGCAAACAAAATTGGCAATGCAGAATTTTTAGCACCTGATATACTCACTTCACCACTTAAAGGAGTAGGACCATGAATATAAAATCTATCCATTGTCATAGCCTAATATCATGATATATTATATTAATTTAACATTAATTAAAAACTGATTCACGTTCACGTACCGCATAATCGACGTTTCTTATTCCATTCCTTAGGATTGAATGCTTGAATAGATATTGAATGAATTTTATTATTTAAAATATACTTCATAAGAGGAGCATATATGATTTTATGCCGTTCTAACTCATCCATATCATCATAAAAAACATGACTTACGGCGATAATTTGATAATTATTATCACACAGAGAAACATATGCTTCATCTAATGACAAATTTTTTAATAAAATACTTTTGACTTCATCCGCACGCATAACTATCACCATTTAAATAATCATATATAGTATTAGAAAAATGCAGAATTATGTTCTCATATTTTTTATGACTATACAATTATTATTCTACTGTTGTTTTATATCAAAATATCAATTTAATCTAATATTTCATTTGCATTTGCATGACGAATCACTTACTTTCTGTTACAGTAAGTATAACAATATTCATTGTTATTGAACTTTTTCTAAAAAACAAATCGCAATATAAAATATACAATATATAATATAAAATATTACAAGATAATTAATTAATATCAATGATTTCCATTATTAATTAAAATATTTTCTGTAATTACTATTTAAGTATTCTTCAATACAAATAAAAACATTATAACAATATTCTTTAATCTATAAATAAAATTCATTATTAAACATCTCATATCCAAGACGTTATTATGTAATGCTACTCAATTTAATTTAAATATAAAAAAATAGGATATAATGTATTTTCAAGAATAAACACTATTAATAAATACCTTTTATAGGATAGACATCATATCTATCGATCGATAATTTTTATGCTAAAAGATATTATTTCAAATTGTTAATTCAATCATAATAAAATCCTTCACAAAACATATATCTAAACACATTGAATCAGTGATAATCCTTTTCATCAGAAAAATTACACATCATTTATAATGATATAAAAATTGATTATTCATAAAATTCGTAAAATAATTTAACTAACTCAAAATATCCACACCCTTAGCAATATTACACATGAATAATCAACAACACCTGTATAACTAAATTATTTGTTAGTCATTAGCAATACACCAATCTATCTTATTTGTAATTGTATTTAGAAATCAAAAATATTCTTATGTTTTTCGATGCTAAATCTTAAAATAATAAAAATTTTAATTGATATTGTTACTAATATTATCTAATCTAGATCGGTGTTATTTATTACTGATTTAAATAACATCGACTCACTTTAATGACTTTTATCATACAATAATACTCATATTTTGATACTAAAAATCCATATTAAATATCATGATGAATAAACTACACGAACGTCAAATAAATAGTATTTTTACCTAATTTTTAAACACACTGCTATATATCAATCGACAACCATAATTAAATAATTTCCCGAAATATCTAATCATACTGATGTAATATCTTTAATTACTGTAAGATATGGGTATCTTCAATTATTAATATTATCAAAATAACAATAGCCTTAAAAAATTTAAAATAATCATTTAATCATCATTATTAATCATTATTGAATGATTTTTCAACTAAATAATTTATTTAAATAATCTAATTACATAACATATATACACATTTATATCTCATATTTAAACACACCTTACATGAAAATTTTCTAATAAAAATGCAAATGCCTTCCCATTTCCAATTCTTTAATTTTACTAAAGATTAACTTATTTTTTGATTTTTAAAAACCATAACGATAATTATTGTTTAAATACATTCTAAACAAATGATTATTTTTACAAATCACATGATGCTGATGTTTCCATCTATAATGAAACTGTCAAATCATTCCATCTATTATTAATAATCTATTCTTTTTATTGTTTATATTCTAAAACCCAATTATGCAGTTATCATCAATAATAATTTAATTTTGAAAATAATTTTTTTCTATAAAACAAAAATTAAAATTTATACACGTCTATTTCATAGAAATACATTATAAAACATAAATTATTTAAATACTTTTACTGAAATATCAAAAATTTATAAATGATTACAGATACTATAATCGACCATATTAATAATATAAATAAAAAAATTATTAACATAAACAATTATTAATTAATGATAATAAATAAATTATT
This sequence is a window from Blochmannia endosymbiont of Camponotus sp. C-003. Protein-coding genes within it:
- a CDS encoding BolA family protein; amino-acid sequence: MRADEVKSILLKNLSLDEAYVSLCDNNYQIIAVSHVFYDDMDELERHKIIYAPLMKYILNNKIHSISIQAFNPKEWNKKRRLCGT
- the murA gene encoding UDP-N-acetylglucosamine 1-carboxyvinyltransferase, whose translation is MDRFYIHGPTPLSGEVSISGAKNSALPILFATLLTEEPVEIFNVPKLKDIDVTIKLLTQLGAKVDHCDVVFVDTSSVNTYCASYDLSKSMRASIWALGPLVARFGEGKIWLPGGCSIGKRLVDLHVNGLEKLGATIILEEEYVTASVNGRLHGAHIIMDKISVGATVTIMSAAALAEGITVIDNAAREPEIVDTANFLIMLGTNINGAGSNRITIEGAQKLGGGKYSIMPDRIETGTYLVAAAISRTNVVCLGSRPDTLRFVIKKLRESGADIDIGKDWIGLNMHGKRPKAITVCTKPYPGFPTDMQAQFTLLNIVSEGTGKIVETIFENRFMHVPELVRMGARVKISNNMIVCHGVDSLIGAQVMATDLRASASLVLAGCIAEGLTIVDCVYHIDRGYDHIEKKLKHMGAHIERVTNK